A genomic window from Micromonospora violae includes:
- a CDS encoding glycoside hydrolase family 6 protein: protein MTKPPWGRVPVRVRPILATAAVSVLVGGVLAGTGAANAVDPPHRVANPYVGAQVYVNPEWADRAAAEPGGDAVAGQPTAVWLDRIATIEGDDERMGLRGHLDAAVAQDADLVQLTLYDLPARDCGRRSPQGELSIGDLARYQAEFIDPIVEILAAPDYADLRIVAFVEPNSLPDLVVNTGNRYWATPACDEALARGTYQHGTGYALARLGTLPNVYSYLDISHHAEVGWPEDSGPLTALLLEAATTAGSTVADVHGFVANTANYSVLHEEYFRADDVINGQPVYQSRWVDWNPFIDEVPYVRHLRGELTEAGFSPDAGVVIDTSRNGWGGPNRPTGPATSGDLNRYVDGSRIDRRAGVGNWCNQAGAGLGQRPVAEPEPGIDAYVWVKPPGESDGTSGTPNTGQPYEPLCDPNYLPPRGSAYDTGAMPAAPPLGEWFPAHFRQLLTNAWPPL from the coding sequence ATGACCAAGCCACCTTGGGGACGCGTACCCGTCCGGGTCCGCCCGATCCTCGCCACCGCCGCCGTGTCCGTCCTCGTCGGGGGAGTGCTCGCCGGCACCGGTGCGGCCAACGCCGTCGACCCACCCCACCGGGTGGCCAACCCCTACGTCGGAGCCCAGGTCTACGTCAATCCCGAGTGGGCCGACCGCGCCGCCGCAGAGCCCGGTGGCGACGCGGTCGCCGGCCAGCCGACCGCGGTGTGGCTGGATCGGATCGCCACGATCGAGGGAGACGACGAGAGGATGGGCCTGCGCGGGCACCTGGATGCCGCCGTGGCGCAGGACGCCGACCTCGTCCAGTTGACCCTGTACGACCTGCCGGCGCGCGACTGCGGCCGGCGCTCCCCGCAGGGTGAGCTGTCGATCGGGGACCTCGCCCGGTACCAGGCAGAGTTCATCGATCCGATTGTCGAGATCCTCGCCGCGCCCGACTACGCCGACCTGCGGATCGTCGCCTTCGTCGAGCCGAACTCGCTACCCGACCTTGTCGTCAACACCGGCAACCGGTACTGGGCCACCCCGGCCTGTGACGAGGCGTTGGCGCGCGGGACCTACCAGCACGGAACCGGGTACGCCCTGGCCCGGCTCGGCACCCTGCCCAACGTCTACTCGTACCTCGACATCAGTCACCACGCCGAAGTCGGCTGGCCGGAGGATTCCGGCCCGCTGACGGCCCTGCTGTTGGAGGCCGCGACAACCGCCGGCAGCACGGTGGCCGACGTGCATGGCTTCGTGGCCAACACCGCGAACTACTCGGTCCTGCACGAGGAGTACTTCCGTGCCGACGATGTCATCAACGGTCAGCCGGTGTACCAGTCGAGGTGGGTCGACTGGAACCCGTTCATCGACGAGGTGCCCTACGTGCGACACCTGCGGGGAGAGTTGACCGAGGCGGGCTTCTCCCCGGACGCAGGCGTCGTGATCGACACGTCGCGCAACGGCTGGGGCGGCCCGAACCGACCCACCGGCCCGGCGACGTCGGGTGACCTGAACCGTTACGTCGACGGCAGCCGGATCGACCGGCGGGCAGGGGTCGGGAACTGGTGCAACCAGGCCGGCGCCGGCCTCGGTCAGCGTCCAGTCGCCGAACCGGAACCGGGCATCGACGCCTACGTCTGGGTCAAGCCGCCCGGCGAGTCCGACGGCACCAGTGGCACCCCGAACACCGGCCAACCGTACGAGCCGCTGTGCGACCCGAACTACCTGCCGCCTCGCGGTTCGGCGTACGACACCGGCGCGATGCCGGCCGCCCCACCGCTCGGAGAGTGGTTCCCGGCGCACTTCCGTCAACTGCTCACCAATGCCTGGCCGCCGCTCTGA
- a CDS encoding glutaredoxin domain-containing protein: MLRRWGLTIVMVACGVLVAVAQLRADLSVVGGVELVVFLLLALLLSPWAFPRSVSAAEAQRASAVDGRPIVYWRPGCRYCLQLRFSLGRLARRAHWVDIWHDPAGAAAVRATADGNETVPTVVLGDQTVVNPDRAWFRAQLRAS, from the coding sequence GTGCTGCGACGGTGGGGTCTGACGATCGTGATGGTGGCGTGCGGCGTGCTGGTGGCGGTGGCGCAACTGCGTGCCGATCTGTCCGTCGTCGGCGGCGTCGAGTTGGTGGTCTTCCTGCTGCTGGCGCTGCTGCTGTCGCCGTGGGCCTTTCCCCGCTCGGTGAGCGCCGCCGAAGCACAGCGGGCCAGCGCCGTGGACGGCCGGCCGATCGTGTACTGGCGTCCCGGCTGTCGCTACTGCCTTCAGCTTCGGTTCTCCCTCGGCCGGCTCGCCCGACGGGCGCACTGGGTGGACATCTGGCACGACCCGGCCGGGGCTGCCGCCGTCCGGGCGACAGCCGACGGCAACGAGACCGTGCCCACCGTCGTGCTCGGCGACCAGACCGTCGTGAACCCCGACCGGGCCTGGTTCCGCGCACAGCTTCGCGCGTCCTGA
- a CDS encoding family 43 glycosylhydrolase, whose product MPLPLAPTDPITRRTVRRGPNGPRRLRSVLAAVLVVLAVSAGLPGAGPAQAAPAVNYTNPLVNQRADPHIFRHTDGYYYLTATVPQYDRIVLRRATTLQGLATAAETTIWTRHTSGEMGAHIWAPEIHFINNRWYVYFAAGRTDDVWRIRMYVLENANANPLTGSWTERGRITTPWDTFSLDASTFVANGVRYLTWAQQEPGISNNSNVYLARMGANPWQITGTVTRLVVPTYDWETRGYRVAEGPAVIQRNGRIFLTYSASATDANYCLGMLSASATANLLDAASWRKSPSPVFASNAATSQYGPGHNSFTVSEDGQSDILVYHDRNYRDISGDPLNDPNRRTRLQKVYWNADGSPNFGIPVPDGATPVRLRSHDQASSYIRHYDYRARIEPNVTNLADSQFRIVTGLAGGGSVSLESTNFPGYYLRHRGFALYVEKNDGSALFAGDASFRRQAGLADSSGISLESQNYPGRHVRHRDGLLYVEAVSSSADRASATFHLE is encoded by the coding sequence ATGCCGCTGCCACTCGCTCCTACCGACCCGATCACCCGTCGAACCGTTCGACGGGGGCCCAACGGCCCTCGGCGTCTGCGGTCGGTGCTGGCCGCGGTGTTGGTGGTGCTCGCCGTGTCCGCCGGCCTGCCCGGGGCCGGGCCGGCACAGGCCGCGCCGGCCGTCAACTACACCAACCCGTTGGTGAACCAGCGGGCCGACCCGCACATCTTCCGGCACACCGACGGCTACTACTACCTGACCGCGACGGTCCCCCAGTACGACCGGATCGTGCTGCGCCGGGCGACCACGTTGCAGGGGTTGGCGACGGCGGCAGAGACGACGATCTGGACCCGCCACACCAGCGGAGAGATGGGCGCCCACATCTGGGCACCGGAGATCCACTTCATCAACAACCGGTGGTACGTCTACTTCGCCGCCGGCCGGACCGACGACGTGTGGCGGATCCGGATGTACGTGCTGGAGAACGCCAACGCCAATCCGCTCACCGGTTCGTGGACCGAACGCGGCCGGATCACGACACCGTGGGACACCTTCAGCCTGGACGCCTCGACGTTCGTCGCCAACGGGGTGCGCTATCTGACCTGGGCGCAGCAGGAACCGGGGATCTCCAACAACTCCAACGTCTACCTCGCCCGGATGGGTGCCAACCCGTGGCAGATAACCGGCACCGTCACCCGGCTCGTCGTGCCGACGTACGACTGGGAGACCCGGGGCTACCGGGTTGCCGAGGGGCCGGCGGTGATCCAACGCAACGGCCGGATCTTCCTGACCTACTCGGCCAGCGCCACGGACGCCAACTACTGCCTCGGCATGCTGAGCGCCTCCGCCACCGCGAACCTGCTCGACGCCGCGTCCTGGCGCAAGAGCCCCAGCCCGGTGTTCGCGAGTAACGCGGCCACCAGCCAGTACGGCCCCGGCCACAACTCGTTCACCGTCTCCGAGGATGGGCAGAGCGACATCCTCGTCTACCACGACCGGAACTACCGCGACATCAGCGGCGACCCGCTCAACGACCCGAACCGGCGGACCAGGCTCCAGAAGGTGTACTGGAACGCCGACGGCAGCCCGAACTTCGGCATCCCGGTGCCCGACGGGGCCACCCCGGTTCGGCTGCGCTCCCATGACCAGGCGAGCAGCTACATCCGGCACTACGACTACCGGGCGCGGATCGAACCGAACGTCACCAACCTGGCCGACTCCCAGTTCCGCATCGTCACCGGCCTCGCCGGCGGCGGATCGGTGTCGCTGGAGTCGACCAACTTCCCCGGCTACTACCTGCGCCACCGGGGCTTCGCCCTGTACGTCGAGAAGAACGACGGCTCGGCCCTCTTCGCAGGCGACGCGAGCTTCCGTCGCCAGGCCGGCCTCGCCGACAGCTCCGGGATCTCCCTGGAGTCCCAGAACTACCCGGGTCGACATGTGCGCCACCGCGACGGACTGCTCTACGTCGAGGCGGTCAGTTCGAGCGCCGACCGCGCCTCGGCCACCTTCCACCTGGAATAG
- a CDS encoding RICIN domain-containing protein — protein sequence MRFTITRRPSGGGSIRRGGRPGLALAMVTALLGAAGVVLIGAPPAAAASIDTNAYYVLVNRHSGKVLDVRDTSTADGAVIQQWSRNDGEWQQFQFVSSGSGYYRLKARHSGKVVDLWEWNTADGADYRQWPDLNAANQQFQVLDSDSGYVRLINRHSAKALEVWERSTADGARISQYADLNGPNQQWQLVAVGGGSTPPSTGCGSGSTNAEAVLSGGTWTARNGSSTVYSGSDMLSAMQAAVNSLSAGRTSKQRVVVRGSGSMSAGSRLSLPSYTTLAVCGTINVTGSGSGDQAPVYSRGTTDVEVQNLTLTGAPLYGIFMRNVNNLTLGQIDMRLSAGLGIRIDNHGGDRAVKVRNIRIDNVYVSGTGTHGVETYGVDGLTIGTVTARNTRDSGLLLNDTINATVGTVDAQNAGTGTGYAAFRMANRNGRVGNSYPTNIRVGTVIASGGGRGIFCVSESGGAVIDRVTISNTGNNSILVENCYNVVIAGVSGTVTGGGEVRIAARSEFPISSGIRFQNLTVSGTNITQNPCGGANNTISNVTRINSTLRWC from the coding sequence ATGCGCTTCACCATCACGAGAAGACCGTCCGGCGGCGGGTCGATCCGTCGCGGCGGACGCCCCGGCCTGGCGCTCGCCATGGTCACCGCGTTGCTCGGCGCGGCCGGTGTCGTTCTGATCGGCGCACCGCCGGCAGCGGCGGCGAGCATCGACACCAACGCCTACTACGTTCTGGTCAACCGACACAGCGGCAAGGTCCTCGACGTCCGGGACACCTCGACGGCGGACGGCGCGGTGATCCAGCAGTGGTCCCGCAACGACGGGGAGTGGCAGCAGTTCCAGTTCGTCTCCTCCGGCAGCGGCTACTACCGTCTCAAGGCCCGCCACAGCGGCAAGGTCGTCGACCTCTGGGAGTGGAACACCGCCGACGGTGCCGACTATCGCCAGTGGCCCGATCTCAACGCCGCCAACCAGCAGTTCCAGGTGCTCGACTCCGACAGCGGCTACGTCCGGCTCATCAACCGCCACTCCGCCAAGGCGCTGGAGGTCTGGGAGCGCTCGACGGCCGACGGTGCCCGGATCAGCCAGTACGCCGACCTCAACGGCCCGAACCAACAGTGGCAGCTGGTCGCCGTCGGTGGTGGCAGCACGCCCCCGAGCACTGGCTGTGGCAGCGGGTCGACCAACGCCGAGGCCGTGCTGAGCGGGGGCACCTGGACGGCCCGCAACGGCTCGTCGACTGTCTACTCGGGTTCCGACATGCTGTCGGCGATGCAGGCGGCGGTCAACTCCCTGTCGGCGGGGCGGACGTCGAAGCAGCGGGTCGTGGTGCGCGGCTCGGGGTCGATGAGCGCGGGCTCGCGGCTGTCGCTGCCGTCGTACACCACCCTGGCCGTGTGCGGCACGATCAACGTGACCGGGTCGGGCTCGGGCGACCAGGCACCGGTGTACTCGCGGGGCACCACGGACGTCGAGGTGCAGAACCTCACGCTGACCGGTGCGCCGTTGTACGGGATCTTCATGCGCAACGTTAACAACCTGACCCTCGGGCAGATCGACATGCGGCTCTCGGCAGGCCTGGGCATCCGCATCGACAACCACGGTGGAGATCGAGCGGTCAAGGTGCGCAACATCCGCATCGACAACGTGTACGTGTCGGGGACCGGTACCCACGGGGTGGAGACGTACGGCGTGGACGGTCTGACCATCGGCACGGTCACGGCGCGGAACACCCGGGACTCCGGTCTGCTGCTCAACGACACGATCAACGCCACCGTGGGCACGGTCGACGCGCAGAACGCCGGGACGGGGACGGGATACGCGGCGTTCCGGATGGCCAACCGCAACGGTCGGGTGGGCAACTCGTACCCGACCAACATCCGGGTCGGGACCGTCATCGCGTCCGGGGGTGGCCGGGGGATCTTCTGCGTGTCCGAGTCCGGTGGCGCGGTCATCGACCGGGTGACGATCTCGAACACGGGAAACAACTCGATCCTGGTGGAGAACTGCTACAACGTCGTCATCGCCGGGGTGTCCGGGACGGTGACGGGCGGTGGCGAGGTGCGGATCGCGGCGCGGTCCGAGTTCCCGATCTCCTCCGGCATCCGGTTCCAGAATCTGACCGTCAGCGGCACCAACATCACCCAGAACCCCTGCGGTGGAGCGAACAACACGATCAGCAACGTCACGCGGATCAACTCGACGCTGCGGTGGTGCTGA
- a CDS encoding prolyl oligopeptidase family serine peptidase, translating into MSTSVTRRTVLTGGAGAAIGLALPGPAAHAGGHHPISVSFTLDASTLDGGEQVTSVTLDTRRLGPIDPARLTPATFTVHATATSPIPIAPGDLIFSEYDLDRSVTAARLDRHGNIVLELSHAEGQPGGGTLGYILSRGRNVQLDLVYTITQNTPLARRHGPPVTITRFVQGRLSNPEVDAFSHHVSASGLKYRLYSPDHSPRHGRRPLIVWLHGGGEGASLPDDYYDNETTLRANRGALGFATPEAQRIFSGAYVVAPQSTSYWMEDGPRFAPLIHEIVRDLVRRERVDPDRIHVVGCSNGGYMALEMTVAYPDLFATSVPICGVVEPLSGEGPPLITDAELARIQTPTWLVTSRDDDTVPPATNTIHAHNLIPGSLVSLYDHVVWNGYQFPGHWSWIYVARNDPSRNGTHIWQWMARRRR; encoded by the coding sequence ATGTCCACGTCTGTCACTCGCCGCACCGTTCTGACCGGCGGGGCCGGTGCCGCCATCGGCCTGGCCCTGCCCGGCCCCGCCGCCCACGCCGGTGGCCACCATCCCATCAGCGTGAGTTTCACCCTGGACGCGAGCACCCTCGACGGCGGCGAGCAGGTCACCTCGGTCACCCTCGACACCCGCCGGCTGGGGCCGATCGACCCGGCCAGGCTGACCCCCGCCACGTTCACCGTGCACGCCACGGCCACCAGCCCGATCCCGATCGCCCCCGGCGATCTGATCTTCAGCGAGTACGACCTGGACCGTTCGGTGACCGCCGCCCGGCTCGACCGGCACGGCAACATCGTGCTGGAGCTGAGCCACGCCGAAGGGCAGCCCGGCGGTGGCACCCTCGGATACATCCTGAGCAGGGGCCGCAACGTCCAGCTGGACCTCGTCTACACCATCACGCAGAACACCCCGCTCGCCCGACGCCACGGGCCGCCGGTCACCATCACGCGCTTCGTGCAGGGGCGGCTGTCGAACCCCGAGGTGGACGCCTTCAGCCATCACGTCTCGGCCTCCGGCCTGAAGTACCGGCTGTACTCTCCCGACCACTCACCCCGGCACGGTCGGCGGCCACTGATCGTCTGGCTGCACGGCGGCGGCGAGGGCGCGTCACTGCCGGACGACTACTACGACAACGAGACGACCCTGCGCGCCAACCGCGGGGCGCTCGGCTTCGCCACCCCGGAGGCTCAGCGGATCTTCTCCGGCGCGTACGTCGTCGCTCCGCAGAGCACCTCCTACTGGATGGAGGACGGCCCACGGTTCGCCCCGCTGATCCACGAGATCGTCCGGGACCTCGTACGGCGTGAGCGGGTCGACCCCGACCGGATCCACGTGGTCGGTTGCAGCAACGGCGGCTACATGGCTCTGGAGATGACAGTCGCCTATCCGGATCTGTTCGCCACGTCGGTGCCGATCTGCGGCGTCGTCGAACCGCTCAGCGGGGAAGGGCCGCCACTGATCACCGACGCGGAGCTGGCCAGGATCCAGACTCCGACCTGGCTGGTCACCTCGCGCGACGACGACACCGTGCCACCCGCGACCAACACGATCCACGCCCACAACCTCATCCCAGGTTCACTGGTCAGCCTGTACGACCACGTCGTCTGGAACGGCTACCAGTTCCCCGGGCACTGGTCCTGGATCTACGTGGCCCGCAACGACCCGAGCCGCAACGGCACCCACATCTGGCAGTGGATGGCCCGCCGCCGTCGCTGA
- a CDS encoding sensor histidine kinase: MHPRLHAVLAEPRVPAAPPRVWRDGAMMAVLAPAIVVEGILRPDLPWRVGCVIVALALLPTLLWRRTAPRAMVVVAFGATTVAPFVLPGDPCQLFTASFLVLLVYALFRWGSGRDAVTGSFFVVAKVTAAGLIGSIDGGELVAGFAVMFAAATLGAAIRFRAAARLRELDRVKLLERERLARDLHDTVAHHVSAMAIRAQAGIAASASQPGAAVEALHTIEAEASRALAEMRAMVRVLRRGQPADLGPNPQVADIERLAGHFRTGPRIDVDLRGDLGDLPPPVGSALYRLAQESVTNARRHARHATRIEVSVATDDTSVRLRVSDDGEAGAARPTGSSGFGLVGMMERADLLGGSCEAGPNPDRGWTVTAVLPRAGVGA, translated from the coding sequence ATGCACCCTCGCCTGCACGCGGTGTTGGCCGAGCCGCGCGTCCCAGCCGCCCCGCCGCGGGTGTGGCGTGACGGGGCGATGATGGCGGTCCTCGCACCGGCGATCGTGGTGGAGGGGATTCTCCGACCCGACCTGCCGTGGCGGGTGGGCTGCGTCATCGTCGCCCTCGCACTGCTGCCCACACTCCTGTGGCGGCGCACGGCACCGCGCGCGATGGTGGTTGTCGCGTTCGGTGCCACGACGGTCGCCCCGTTTGTGCTGCCCGGCGATCCCTGCCAGCTGTTCACCGCGAGCTTCCTGGTCCTGCTGGTCTACGCGCTGTTCCGCTGGGGCTCCGGCCGGGATGCCGTGACCGGCTCGTTCTTCGTGGTGGCCAAGGTGACCGCCGCCGGCCTGATCGGTTCGATCGACGGCGGCGAGCTGGTCGCCGGTTTCGCGGTGATGTTCGCCGCCGCCACGCTGGGGGCCGCGATCCGCTTCCGCGCCGCCGCCCGGCTGCGCGAGCTCGATCGGGTCAAGCTGTTGGAGCGGGAACGGCTCGCCCGTGACCTGCACGACACGGTGGCCCACCACGTGTCGGCGATGGCCATCCGCGCCCAGGCCGGCATCGCCGCGTCGGCCAGTCAGCCGGGTGCCGCCGTCGAGGCGCTGCACACCATCGAGGCCGAGGCGTCCCGTGCGCTCGCCGAGATGCGCGCGATGGTCCGCGTCCTGCGCCGCGGCCAGCCCGCCGACCTGGGGCCCAACCCGCAGGTCGCCGACATCGAACGGCTCGCCGGCCACTTCCGCACCGGCCCGAGGATCGACGTGGATCTGCGCGGCGACCTCGGCGACCTGCCGCCCCCGGTCGGCTCGGCGCTCTACCGCCTGGCCCAGGAGTCGGTCACCAACGCCCGTCGCCACGCCCGCCACGCCACCCGTATCGAGGTCAGCGTCGCGACCGACGACACGTCCGTACGCCTGCGGGTCAGCGACGACGGTGAGGCCGGCGCCGCCCGTCCGACCGGCTCGTCCGGGTTCGGCCTGGTGGGCATGATGGAGCGCGCCGACCTGCTCGGCGGCAGCTGCGAGGCCGGCCCCAATCCCGACCGTGGGTGGACCGTCACGGCCGTTCTCCCCCGTGCGGGAGTCGGCGCGTGA
- a CDS encoding response regulator, with protein MTVRVLVADDQEIVRTGLTIILNTQPGIEVVGGAGDGRQAVELARRLRPDVCLFDIRMPGMDGIEATRALAGPTVPEPLAVVVITTFDLDEYVYAALRAGARGFLLKEAGPDLLRQAVHAAANGDALIAPSVTTRLLKAFADADPATPRRQPIEALTDREEQVLVAVARGRTNKEIADELYITLSTVKSHVTSLMTKLGVRNRVEVAMWAYETNRTRRGW; from the coding sequence GTGACGGTTCGCGTGCTGGTGGCGGACGACCAGGAGATCGTCCGCACCGGCCTCACCATCATCCTGAACACCCAGCCCGGCATCGAGGTCGTCGGTGGGGCCGGCGACGGCCGGCAGGCGGTGGAGCTGGCCCGGCGGCTGCGCCCCGACGTGTGTCTGTTCGACATCCGGATGCCGGGCATGGACGGCATCGAGGCCACCCGGGCGCTCGCCGGGCCGACAGTCCCGGAGCCGCTCGCGGTGGTCGTCATCACGACCTTCGACCTCGACGAGTACGTGTACGCGGCGCTGCGGGCCGGCGCCCGCGGCTTCCTGCTCAAGGAGGCCGGCCCCGACCTGCTCCGCCAGGCCGTGCACGCGGCCGCCAACGGGGACGCGCTGATCGCGCCGAGCGTCACCACACGGCTGCTGAAGGCGTTCGCCGACGCGGACCCGGCCACGCCGCGCCGGCAGCCCATCGAGGCGCTCACCGACCGGGAGGAGCAGGTCCTGGTCGCCGTCGCGCGGGGACGCACCAACAAGGAGATCGCCGACGAGCTCTACATCACGTTGAGCACGGTCAAGTCGCACGTCACCAGCCTGATGACCAAGCTGGGTGTGCGAAACCGGGTCGAGGTGGCGATGTGGGCGTACGAGACGAACCGCACCCGGCGGGGTTGGTGA
- a CDS encoding DUF2306 domain-containing protein, whose translation MTMREWRLPAALILLGLIPMIAGAGRLTELGSGPEVTPANARFVADPLPVVLHIVGAVVYTVLGAFQFVPRLRRHRWHRRAGRVLVPCGLTVAFTGLWMAFAYDLPAHDNDVLAVMRLLFGSAMAGSILLGLAAVLHRDIARHRRWMVRGYAIGLGAGTQAFTHAPYLIATGEQPDGTVRAALVVAGWVINLAVAEWYLRRPARVVSVAALR comes from the coding sequence ATGACGATGCGCGAGTGGCGGCTACCGGCCGCGTTGATCCTGCTGGGCCTGATCCCGATGATCGCCGGCGCGGGACGGCTCACCGAGTTGGGCAGCGGGCCGGAGGTCACCCCGGCGAACGCCCGGTTCGTGGCCGATCCGCTGCCCGTGGTGCTGCACATCGTCGGCGCGGTGGTCTACACGGTCCTCGGTGCGTTCCAGTTCGTACCCCGGCTGCGCCGCCACCGCTGGCACCGCCGCGCCGGCCGGGTGCTCGTCCCCTGCGGACTGACTGTCGCGTTCACCGGCCTGTGGATGGCCTTCGCGTACGACCTGCCGGCCCACGACAACGACGTGCTCGCCGTGATGCGGCTCCTCTTCGGCTCGGCCATGGCCGGCTCGATCCTGCTCGGTCTCGCCGCTGTGCTGCACCGGGACATCGCCCGGCACCGCAGGTGGATGGTGCGCGGCTACGCGATCGGTCTCGGTGCCGGCACCCAGGCGTTCACCCACGCGCCGTACCTCATCGCGACCGGCGAACAGCCCGACGGGACCGTGCGGGCCGCGCTGGTGGTCGCCGGCTGGGTGATCAACCTTGCGGTGGCCGAGTGGTACCTGCGGCGGCCGGCCCGGGTCGTCAGCGTGGCGGCCCTGCGCTGA
- a CDS encoding IclR family transcriptional regulator — MSVSEEATRSPEFVQSLERGLAVIRAFDGEHPQLTLSDVARRTGLTRAAARRFLLTLVELGYVHTDGRLFSLRARILELGYAYLSSLSLPELAQRHMEALVARVHESCSVSVLDGDEVVYVARVPTKRIMTVGISVGTRFPAYATSMGRVLLAAQPADWLDDYLATAQLRPLTRRTVTDPAKLRAVLTKIAAQGYAIVDQELEEGLRSVAAPIHGENGSVIAAVNVSAHATRGSFEMIRRELLPPLLAAAKRIEEDVRGGLSRPPTVDLDPPAVRAPLSAGPPR; from the coding sequence GTGAGCGTGAGCGAGGAGGCGACGAGGTCGCCGGAGTTCGTTCAGTCGCTGGAGCGCGGCCTCGCGGTGATCCGGGCGTTCGACGGCGAACATCCGCAACTCACCCTCAGCGACGTGGCCAGACGCACCGGGCTGACCCGGGCCGCGGCGCGCCGGTTCCTGCTCACCCTGGTCGAGCTGGGCTACGTCCACACCGACGGCCGGCTCTTCTCGCTGCGGGCCCGGATCCTCGAACTCGGCTACGCGTACCTGTCCAGTCTGAGCCTGCCCGAGCTCGCGCAGCGGCACATGGAGGCGCTGGTCGCGCGGGTGCACGAGTCCTGCTCGGTGTCGGTGCTCGACGGTGACGAGGTGGTCTACGTCGCCCGGGTGCCCACCAAGCGGATCATGACGGTGGGGATCAGCGTCGGCACCCGGTTCCCCGCGTACGCCACCTCCATGGGCCGGGTGCTGCTCGCCGCGCAACCGGCGGACTGGCTGGACGACTACCTCGCCACGGCGCAGCTACGGCCGCTGACCCGGCGCACCGTCACCGACCCGGCCAAGCTGCGCGCCGTGCTGACGAAGATCGCCGCCCAGGGGTACGCCATCGTCGACCAGGAGTTGGAGGAGGGGCTGCGCTCCGTGGCCGCTCCGATCCACGGCGAGAACGGGTCGGTGATCGCAGCGGTGAACGTCTCCGCGCACGCCACCCGGGGTTCCTTCGAGATGATCCGCCGGGAGTTGCTCCCGCCGCTGCTGGCGGCCGCGAAGCGGATCGAGGAGGACGTCCGGGGTGGCCTGAGCCGGCCACCGACCGTCGACCTCGACCCGCCGGCCGTCCGGGCGCCGCTCAGCGCAGGGCCGCCACGCTGA
- the pcaC gene encoding 4-carboxymuconolactone decarboxylase, giving the protein MNDHERHEAGLTVRRQVLGDAHVDRAIAGTDDFTADFQDFITRYAWGEVWSRPGLDRRTRSCITLAVLATLHHDEELAMHVRAALRNGLSPQEVAEVLLQVGVYAGVPAANRAFKVARETLRQEAG; this is encoded by the coding sequence ATGAACGACCACGAGCGGCACGAGGCGGGCCTGACGGTACGGCGACAGGTGCTCGGTGACGCGCACGTGGACCGCGCGATCGCCGGCACTGACGACTTCACCGCTGACTTCCAGGACTTCATCACCCGCTACGCCTGGGGGGAGGTGTGGAGCCGTCCGGGCCTCGACCGGCGTACCCGTAGTTGCATCACCCTCGCCGTGCTCGCCACCCTGCACCACGACGAGGAGTTGGCGATGCACGTCCGCGCCGCGCTGCGCAACGGGCTCAGCCCGCAGGAGGTGGCGGAGGTCCTGCTCCAGGTCGGCGTCTACGCTGGTGTACCGGCGGCGAACCGGGCGTTCAAGGTGGCCCGGGAGACCCTGCGACAGGAGGCCGGGTGA
- the pcaD gene encoding 3-oxoadipate enol-lactonase, translating to MTSRLRLTVDGPPAAPVLVLGSSLGTAAAMWEPQVPVLAQRFRVIRYDHLGHGGSAVPPGPYTLDLLGRELLRTLDDLDVPWVHYAGLSLGGMVGMWLAAHAPDRVRRLALLCTSASLGPAEQWRARAATVRAEGLPAIADAVVARWFTPAFAAARPAVVAAHRAMLTANPPAGYAACCEAIVTMDLRPDLGRITAPTLVIAGADDPATPVAHAREIVGRVPRARLAVLDAAAHLANVEQPEQVCRLLLQHVDEERGAG from the coding sequence ATGACCTCCCGGTTGCGGCTCACCGTCGACGGCCCACCCGCCGCGCCGGTCCTGGTGCTCGGCAGCTCCCTCGGCACCGCCGCCGCGATGTGGGAACCCCAGGTCCCGGTGCTCGCCCAGCGGTTCCGGGTCATCCGGTACGACCACCTGGGCCACGGCGGCTCGGCGGTGCCGCCCGGGCCGTACACCCTGGACCTGCTGGGCCGGGAACTGCTGCGCACGCTGGACGATCTGGACGTGCCGTGGGTCCACTACGCCGGGCTCTCACTCGGGGGCATGGTAGGGATGTGGCTCGCCGCCCACGCGCCCGACCGGGTGCGACGGCTGGCGCTGCTCTGCACGTCGGCGTCGCTCGGCCCCGCCGAGCAGTGGCGGGCCCGAGCCGCGACGGTACGCGCCGAGGGATTGCCGGCGATCGCCGACGCGGTGGTGGCCCGCTGGTTCACCCCGGCCTTCGCCGCGGCCCGGCCAGCGGTGGTCGCCGCGCACCGCGCCATGCTGACCGCGAACCCGCCGGCCGGATACGCCGCCTGCTGCGAGGCGATAGTCACGATGGACCTCCGACCCGACCTCGGCCGGATCACCGCGCCGACGTTGGTCATCGCGGGAGCGGACGACCCGGCCACCCCGGTGGCGCACGCCCGCGAGATCGTCGGGCGCGTCCCACGGGCCCGGCTGGCCGTGCTCGACGCGGCGGCGCACCTGGCCAACGTCGAGCAACCCGAGCAGGTGTGCCGACTCCTGCTGCAACACGTCGACGAGGAGCGTGGTGCCGGATGA